The following are encoded together in the Methanosarcina flavescens genome:
- a CDS encoding DUF6951 family protein, with protein MVTEISLNTVCGHTTKIIATKEGKNTHVHIKTTCEKLRKWGTHFDMDMKDLMGGPETILSQKMAEVPLTPTCLVPAAVMNACWLENDMISKNLARKMGKMEIIFDKLE; from the coding sequence TTGGTTACGGAGATCTCATTGAACACAGTATGTGGACATACGACAAAGATAATTGCTACAAAAGAAGGGAAAAATACTCACGTACATATTAAGACTACATGTGAAAAACTCAGGAAATGGGGCACACATTTTGATATGGATATGAAAGACCTCATGGGAGGCCCCGAAACCATACTTAGCCAGAAAATGGCTGAAGTTCCCCTTACACCTACCTGTCTCGTCCCGGCAGCAGTAATGAATGCTTGCTGGCTTGAAAACGACATGATTTCGAAGAATCTTGCCCGAAAAATGGGAAAGATGGAAATTATCTTTGATAAACTTGAGTGA
- a CDS encoding 30S ribosomal protein S8e codes for MRWQGSSRRKLTGGKVIAARGKRKFEMGRESAETRISEVKRKNVHTRGGNRKVRLLQCDVANVTNPKDGKTTPSTIERVLDNAANKHYIRRNILTKGSVIRTSLGTARVTSRPGQDGVVNAVLIE; via the coding sequence ATGAGATGGCAAGGTAGCTCTAGAAGAAAATTGACCGGTGGGAAAGTTATTGCTGCCCGCGGGAAGCGTAAGTTTGAAATGGGCCGCGAATCTGCGGAAACTCGTATAAGTGAAGTAAAGAGGAAGAATGTCCACACAAGGGGTGGCAACAGGAAAGTAAGACTTCTCCAGTGTGATGTTGCAAATGTGACCAATCCCAAAGATGGAAAGACCACTCCTTCCACTATTGAGAGAGTTCTCGACAATGCTGCAAACAAGCACTACATAAGGCGTAACATTCTGACAAAAGGCTCCGTAATAAGGACTTCCCTTGGAACTGCGAGAGTTACAAGCAGACCCGGGCAGGATGGAGTCGTAAACGCTGTATTAATCGAATAA
- a CDS encoding Lrp/AsnC family transcriptional regulator has product MDEKIRHILEILENDARTSPEEIASLTDMSAQEVSQTIAKLEETGVIRHYKTIVDWDLVGENYVYAVIELKVTLERNQGYQAIAERIYKFPEVRSVRLLSGDYDISLTVRGKSMKDVAFFVAEKIATLDQVQSTSTHFVLKTYKEDGVILHEPETIERLPVSF; this is encoded by the coding sequence ATGGATGAAAAAATTCGACATATACTGGAAATTCTTGAAAACGATGCCCGAACAAGTCCGGAAGAAATTGCATCCCTTACAGATATGTCTGCACAGGAGGTTTCCCAGACGATCGCAAAACTTGAAGAGACGGGAGTTATCCGGCACTATAAGACCATAGTTGATTGGGACCTGGTTGGGGAAAACTATGTTTATGCTGTAATTGAGCTGAAAGTAACCCTCGAGCGCAATCAGGGCTATCAAGCAATTGCAGAAAGAATTTACAAGTTTCCGGAAGTCAGATCAGTCAGGCTGTTATCCGGAGACTATGATATATCCCTTACCGTCCGAGGGAAATCGATGAAGGATGTGGCTTTTTTTGTTGCAGAGAAAATTGCAACCCTTGATCAGGTGCAGAGCACATCAACCCACTTTGTACTGAAGACCTATAAAGAAGATGGTGTTATCCTTCATGAACCTGAAACGATTGAAAGGCTACCAGTGTCGTTTTAA
- a CDS encoding aminotransferase class I/II-fold pyridoxal phosphate-dependent enzyme, with protein sequence MRPPCDPSKFVADAVKNIPPSGIRRFFDLVSGLEDIVSLGVGEPDFITPWHIREMCIHSLEKGQTSYTSNYGLPDLRDALSRTYYKRYELDYDPSSEILITTGVSEALDIAVRTVVNPGDEVIIVQPSYVAYVPSVILAGGKPVIVSTYREDDFSLTAETLKPAITDKTKAIILNFPNNPTGAIMTQEELEGIADLVVENDLFVISDEVYECLTYEGKHVPFSSLDGMKDRTVMLNGFSKAYAMTGLRLGFAMGSPEIIHSMMMIHQYSMLCAPITAQIGAIEALRNGNEEMERMVREYDRRRHFIVRGFNRIGLECCNPKGAFYAFPYIGNTGLSSSEFAERLLDEKKVVTIPGDVFGEAGEGFLRCAYAASIDDIRKALDRMEDFVDGLKQ encoded by the coding sequence TTGAGACCACCATGCGATCCTTCTAAGTTTGTTGCCGACGCTGTGAAAAATATTCCACCTTCGGGAATACGCCGCTTTTTTGATCTAGTTTCCGGACTTGAGGATATAGTCTCCCTTGGTGTAGGAGAGCCTGACTTTATTACTCCGTGGCACATCCGTGAAATGTGCATCCATTCCCTGGAAAAAGGGCAAACCTCGTATACCTCAAACTATGGGCTTCCAGACCTCAGAGATGCACTTTCCAGAACCTATTACAAGCGCTATGAGCTGGACTACGACCCTTCCTCCGAGATACTCATCACAACAGGTGTAAGTGAAGCTCTGGATATAGCAGTAAGGACAGTAGTCAACCCAGGCGATGAGGTTATTATCGTCCAGCCTTCGTATGTTGCATATGTGCCTTCTGTTATTCTTGCAGGGGGTAAGCCTGTTATCGTTTCCACTTACAGGGAGGACGATTTTAGTCTGACTGCCGAAACCCTCAAACCTGCGATCACAGACAAAACAAAGGCAATAATTCTCAACTTCCCTAATAATCCAACTGGAGCGATTATGACACAGGAAGAGCTTGAGGGCATTGCCGATCTTGTTGTGGAGAACGACCTGTTTGTTATTTCGGATGAAGTTTACGAGTGCCTCACTTATGAAGGTAAGCATGTCCCATTTTCTTCTCTTGACGGAATGAAAGATCGTACTGTCATGCTCAACGGATTCTCCAAAGCTTATGCAATGACAGGGCTCAGGCTCGGTTTTGCAATGGGCTCACCTGAAATTATACACTCAATGATGATGATCCACCAGTATTCCATGCTTTGTGCTCCCATAACCGCACAGATAGGAGCAATCGAAGCTCTCCGCAATGGTAACGAGGAAATGGAGAGGATGGTCAGAGAATATGACCGGCGCAGGCACTTTATAGTCAGGGGTTTTAACAGGATAGGGCTTGAGTGTTGCAACCCTAAAGGAGCATTTTATGCCTTCCCTTACATCGGGAATACCGGCCTTTCCTCCTCTGAGTTTGCAGAACGTCTTCTGGACGAAAAGAAAGTCGTTACAATTCCCGGGGACGTTTTCGGAGAAGCAGGTGAAGGCTTCCTACGCTGCGCCTATGCAGCATCAATAGATGATATTAGAAAAGCCCTGGATAGAATGGAAGACTTCGTTGATGGGTTAAAGCAGTAA
- a CDS encoding DUF5591 domain-containing protein has translation MKPIIPEDERSKEPLDTDRVIYHPDMIRANEWVLTEYEAPYRELCIFVPCAKRKPYHESPSHKKFDRVIFGIAKPEDVHIVTFGTCGITPRELDTQYPFMHYSFMMGKCNVAKIKRDFIKMESERLAAYLEKTRNNYKHRIAYCIGDFRTAMEKAVEMVDIEVIIVPKESTIQKMIQPDKPFIYNSLSSREYLQDLSDAITDVLKLPKRKVGLKEDLSVDDTDWYVL, from the coding sequence ATGAAGCCGATTATTCCTGAAGATGAACGCTCTAAAGAACCTCTTGACACTGATAGGGTTATTTATCACCCGGATATGATAAGAGCCAATGAATGGGTTCTGACCGAGTATGAAGCTCCATACAGGGAACTCTGTATCTTCGTGCCCTGTGCCAAAAGGAAACCCTATCATGAAAGCCCTTCTCATAAAAAATTCGACAGGGTGATCTTCGGGATTGCAAAACCTGAGGATGTACATATAGTAACCTTCGGAACCTGCGGGATTACGCCGAGGGAACTTGATACCCAGTATCCTTTCATGCATTACAGTTTCATGATGGGAAAATGTAACGTGGCAAAGATCAAGCGGGATTTTATTAAAATGGAAAGCGAAAGGCTTGCAGCTTACCTTGAGAAAACAAGGAACAACTACAAGCACAGGATAGCTTACTGTATCGGGGATTTCCGTACTGCAATGGAAAAAGCCGTGGAAATGGTCGATATAGAGGTTATTATCGTACCGAAAGAATCAACTATTCAGAAAATGATTCAGCCCGATAAACCCTTCATTTACAATAGCCTTTCTTCCAGAGAGTATCTTCAGGATCTTTCCGATGCGATTACCGATGTTCTTAAGCTGCCAAAAAGAAAAGTCGGCCTTAAGGAAGACCTCTCGGTCGACGATACGGACTGGTATGTCCTTTAA
- a CDS encoding PKD domain-containing protein — translation MEETRGNRIFRGYTFNKVLGTTVLAYLILVSIAGASPFAYIANEESDNISVIDTATDKVMATISVGSNPVGVAINPNGTRIYVANAHSNDVSVIDTATNTVIATVPAGSSPKGIAVNPNGKKVYVANEGSNNVFVIDTAKNTVVSTVNTGKNPAGVAVSPDGKKAYVTNYGEKTVSVIDTATNKVTATVSAGKGPKEIAVAPDGTKVYLVNSDNRSISVIDTATNSITSTMKIRGIPSGVTVNPEGTKVYVASNDEAFSSILVIDTSTNEVTTTIPVGPNPAGVAVSPDGKKVYVAINLYNAVSVIDTATNTITATMLVGTSPRVSGQSIGSIPVQPVYPLADFSSNITSDYVFLSVPVQFTCQSENVTEWSWDFGDGYGSTKQNSTHTYSEAGIYTVTLKVSNPNGTDTKLATVNVVPKGIPAPSYAYITNFNSNTVSVINTSSNTVTATVPVGKNPLGVAVSSDGTKVYVTNVNYKGRGTVSVIDTATKKVSATIDIGYKYSPCGIAVTPDGKKVFLANRDINGVSIIDTATNTVIGTIPVGANPLGVAITPDGKKVYVANRYSNNISVIDTGTNKVIASVKAGLGPSGVTVNQAGTKLYVTNCEDGTISVIDTNSDTIAATLPAGKWPMGVAVSPDGTKVYVANEGSNNVSIIDTATETVINTVRVGRSPYGIAVSPDGTKVYVANFGSDDNLGRTVSIIDAAKSRVIDMINTGFSPIAFGQFITPIPPQPLLPFANFSSNLTSGYAPLSVQFTDLSRNVDRWNWDFGDGSSSNQQNPAHTYSIAGNYKVTLTVNNKNGTESRSETVNVLARPVFSASPTSGKTPLTVNFTDHSTGSPNSWNWTFGDGTYSTEKNPVHIYREPGKYSVTLTLNETGNPNRVMKSDYITVSNGNEAPTAAFSASPVSGKAPLTVSFTDESTGHPTSRRWTFGDGTYSTGENPVHTYSKAGLYSVTLTVGNANGSNTLTKSGYIVVSNALDAPVTSFSASPISGKAPLTVDFAGQGKGSPTSWRWTFGDGNNSTEKNPVHTYNKSGLYSVRLTASNEKGSNTLTKSRYIAVSSVLDIPVTRFSASTTSGKAPLTVSFTDQSKGSPTSWRWAFGDGNTSTERNPVYTYNKPGLYNVTLTTSNANGSNTSTKAGYIAVSNVLTTPVANFSASPASGKIPLTVSFTDQSTGEPTSWRWALGDGNNSTEKNPVHTYNKSGLYSVRLTASNANGSNRLTKSGYVNVSSENGTLMLNHGYTVPVTAFSASPTEGSMPLTVRFTDQSTGSPTSWRWAFGDGNSSTERNPVHTYNKSGRYSVTLTTSNANGSNALTKSRYVIVSNVLDAPVSKFSASPSSGSMPLTVRFTDQSTGSPTSWRWAFGDGNSSTEKNPVHTYDKSGRYSVTLTASNANGSNALTRTGYIAVSNTLAAPVTSFSASTTSGKAPLTVRFTDQSTGEPTSWRWTFGDGNNSTERNPLYIYSKPGLYSVSLTTGNANGSNVLTKSRYVAVSGVLDIPVTSFSASPVSGKAPLTVSFTDQSTGSPTSWRWTFGDGNSSTERNPVHTYNKSGLYNVTLRTSNENGTNVLTKSGYIAVSNSLVAAFSAYPTSGPAPLSVSFTDQSTGSPASWRWAFGDGNTSTDKNPVYTYSKSGNYTVSLTINNSGNISTETRSRYIAVSK, via the coding sequence ATGGAAGAGACAAGAGGTAATAGAATATTTAGGGGGTATACCTTCAATAAAGTTTTGGGGACAACAGTACTTGCTTATTTAATTCTGGTAAGTATAGCAGGCGCCTCGCCATTTGCATATATTGCAAACGAAGAGAGTGACAATATCTCTGTGATTGACACAGCCACAGATAAAGTTATGGCTACGATATCTGTAGGGTCAAATCCTGTGGGAGTTGCAATTAATCCGAATGGGACAAGGATATACGTGGCAAATGCTCATAGCAATGATGTATCTGTAATTGACACGGCGACAAACACTGTTATAGCCACGGTGCCTGCAGGAAGTTCTCCTAAAGGAATTGCAGTCAATCCGAATGGAAAAAAAGTATATGTAGCGAATGAAGGCAGTAACAATGTTTTTGTAATTGATACCGCCAAAAATACTGTTGTAAGCACAGTGAATACAGGGAAAAATCCTGCGGGAGTAGCGGTAAGTCCGGATGGAAAAAAGGCATATGTAACAAACTATGGGGAGAAAACGGTCTCGGTAATTGACACTGCCACAAACAAGGTTACAGCCACGGTATCCGCAGGAAAAGGACCTAAGGAAATTGCGGTCGCGCCGGACGGAACTAAGGTATACCTGGTGAACTCTGATAACCGAAGCATTTCGGTAATTGACACGGCAACAAATAGCATTACCAGCACAATGAAAATAAGGGGAATTCCCTCTGGGGTTACAGTCAACCCGGAAGGAACAAAGGTATATGTGGCCAGTAATGATGAGGCTTTTAGCAGTATCCTGGTAATTGACACTTCTACAAACGAAGTTACAACCACGATACCTGTAGGACCCAACCCGGCAGGAGTTGCAGTCAGCCCGGATGGAAAAAAAGTGTATGTAGCGATCAATCTCTACAACGCAGTTTCTGTTATTGACACTGCAACCAATACTATTACAGCCACGATGCTTGTAGGAACGAGCCCTCGTGTTTCAGGTCAGTCTATAGGCTCTATCCCGGTACAGCCAGTTTATCCTCTGGCGGACTTTAGCAGCAATATTACATCAGATTATGTTTTCCTTTCAGTACCTGTGCAGTTTACCTGTCAATCGGAGAATGTGACAGAGTGGAGCTGGGATTTTGGAGATGGGTATGGCTCTACAAAACAGAACTCCACACATACATATTCTGAAGCGGGAATCTATACCGTTACCCTGAAAGTAAGCAATCCGAATGGTACGGATACAAAGCTTGCTACAGTAAATGTTGTACCAAAAGGTATTCCTGCACCTTCATATGCATATATTACGAACTTTAACAGCAACACAGTTTCTGTAATTAACACGAGTTCGAATACTGTTACAGCCACTGTACCTGTAGGAAAAAACCCTCTTGGGGTTGCGGTCTCATCGGATGGAACAAAAGTATACGTGACGAACGTCAATTACAAGGGCCGTGGTACTGTCTCTGTAATTGATACCGCTACAAAAAAGGTTTCAGCCACTATAGACATTGGGTACAAATACAGCCCTTGTGGAATTGCAGTCACACCAGATGGAAAAAAAGTATTTTTGGCAAATCGTGATATCAACGGTGTATCTATAATTGACACAGCTACAAACACGGTTATAGGCACTATACCTGTAGGAGCTAACCCACTGGGGGTTGCAATCACACCTGATGGAAAAAAAGTATATGTGGCGAACCGCTATAGCAATAATATTTCCGTAATTGATACAGGCACAAACAAGGTTATTGCATCTGTGAAAGCTGGACTTGGCCCCTCTGGGGTTACAGTTAACCAGGCGGGAACAAAACTGTATGTAACGAATTGTGAAGATGGCACTATTTCTGTAATTGACACGAATTCAGATACAATTGCAGCCACACTGCCTGCAGGGAAATGGCCTATGGGAGTTGCAGTCAGCCCGGATGGGACAAAGGTGTACGTGGCAAACGAAGGCAGTAACAATGTTTCCATAATTGACACTGCAACAGAAACTGTCATAAATACCGTGAGAGTCGGAAGAAGTCCTTACGGAATCGCAGTCAGCCCAGATGGAACAAAGGTATACGTAGCTAACTTTGGCAGCGACGATAATCTAGGAAGAACGGTTTCTATAATCGACGCAGCTAAAAGCAGGGTTATAGACATGATAAATACAGGTTTCAGCCCCATTGCTTTTGGTCAGTTCATAACTCCCATTCCGCCACAACCCTTACTTCCGTTTGCAAACTTCAGCAGTAATCTCACATCCGGTTATGCTCCCCTTTCTGTCCAGTTTACGGATCTCTCGAGGAATGTAGATAGGTGGAACTGGGACTTTGGAGATGGGTCCAGCTCAAATCAGCAGAACCCAGCACACACTTACTCTATAGCAGGAAATTACAAAGTAACGCTTACAGTAAACAATAAAAACGGTACTGAATCCAGATCTGAAACAGTAAATGTTCTGGCACGTCCAGTATTTTCTGCATCGCCAACCTCAGGAAAAACCCCTCTTACTGTTAATTTTACTGACCACAGCACAGGCTCGCCAAACTCATGGAATTGGACTTTCGGAGACGGAACATATTCAACGGAAAAGAATCCTGTACACATATATAGAGAACCGGGGAAATATTCCGTTACATTGACATTAAACGAAACAGGGAACCCCAATAGAGTAATGAAATCAGACTATATCACGGTTTCAAATGGGAATGAAGCCCCTACTGCTGCTTTTTCTGCATCTCCAGTTTCAGGAAAAGCACCTCTTACGGTTAGTTTTACGGACGAGAGTACAGGGCACCCAACCTCAAGAAGGTGGACTTTTGGAGATGGCACATATTCAACCGGGGAGAACCCCGTACATACATACAGCAAAGCAGGATTATACTCTGTTACATTAACAGTAGGTAACGCAAATGGCAGTAATACATTAACAAAATCCGGTTATATTGTTGTTTCAAATGCTTTAGATGCTCCTGTCACCAGTTTCTCTGCGTCTCCTATTTCAGGAAAAGCACCGCTTACTGTTGATTTTGCTGGTCAGGGAAAAGGATCTCCAACCTCATGGAGATGGACTTTCGGGGACGGAAATAATTCAACAGAAAAAAATCCTGTGCATACATACAATAAATCAGGACTCTATTCTGTGAGATTGACAGCAAGTAATGAGAAAGGCAGTAACACATTGACAAAATCAAGATATATTGCGGTCTCAAGCGTCCTGGATATTCCTGTTACCAGATTCTCTGCATCTACCACTTCAGGAAAAGCTCCTCTTACCGTTAGTTTTACTGACCAGAGTAAAGGGTCTCCAACTTCATGGAGATGGGCTTTCGGGGATGGGAACACTTCAACAGAAAGAAACCCTGTGTACACATACAATAAACCAGGACTATACAACGTTACATTGACAACAAGCAATGCAAACGGCAGTAATACATCGACTAAAGCCGGCTATATTGCTGTTTCAAATGTTTTAACTACTCCTGTTGCCAATTTCTCTGCATCCCCGGCTTCAGGAAAAATACCTCTTACGGTTAGTTTTACTGACCAGAGCACAGGGGAACCGACATCATGGAGATGGGCTCTCGGGGATGGGAATAATTCAACAGAAAAAAATCCTGTGCATACGTACAATAAATCAGGACTCTATTCTGTGAGATTGACAGCAAGTAACGCAAATGGCAGTAATAGGTTAACAAAGTCAGGCTATGTAAATGTAAGCTCTGAGAACGGTACTTTGATGTTGAATCATGGCTATACTGTTCCTGTCACTGCTTTTTCAGCATCTCCAACTGAAGGAAGTATGCCGCTTACTGTTCGTTTTACTGACCAGAGTACAGGATCTCCAACCTCATGGAGATGGGCTTTTGGAGACGGAAACTCTTCAACAGAAAGAAATCCTGTACATACATACAATAAATCAGGGCGATACTCTGTTACATTGACAACAAGCAATGCAAACGGCAGTAACGCGTTGACAAAGTCAAGATATGTTATTGTTTCAAACGTTTTAGATGCTCCTGTTTCCAAATTCTCTGCGTCCCCTTCATCAGGAAGCATGCCGCTTACTGTTCGTTTTACTGACCAAAGTACAGGATCTCCAACCTCATGGAGATGGGCTTTTGGAGACGGAAACTCTTCAACAGAAAAGAATCCTGTACACACGTACGATAAATCAGGGCGATACTCCGTTACATTGACAGCAAGCAATGCAAATGGCAGTAATGCACTGACAAGAACCGGTTATATTGCTGTTTCGAATACTTTAGCCGCTCCTGTTACCAGTTTCTCTGCATCTACTACTTCGGGAAAAGCACCTCTTACGGTTAGATTTACTGACCAGAGCACAGGGGAACCGACATCATGGAGATGGACTTTCGGGGACGGAAATAATTCAACAGAACGAAATCCTTTATACATATACAGTAAGCCAGGGCTTTATTCTGTTTCATTGACAACAGGCAATGCAAATGGAAGCAACGTATTGACAAAATCCAGATATGTTGCTGTTTCAGGCGTCCTGGATATTCCTGTTACCAGCTTCTCTGCATCACCAGTTTCAGGAAAAGCACCTCTTACTGTCAGTTTTACTGACCAGAGCACAGGGTCTCCAACTTCGTGGAGGTGGACTTTTGGAGACGGAAATAGCTCAACAGAGAGAAATCCTGTACACACGTACAATAAATCAGGACTATACAATGTTACATTGAGAACAAGTAATGAAAATGGCACTAACGTGTTAACAAAATCCGGTTATATTGCAGTTTCAAACTCCCTTGTCGCTGCTTTCTCTGCATACCCGACTTCAGGGCCTGCACCGCTTAGTGTTAGTTTTACTGACCAGAGCACAGGATCGCCAGCTTCATGGAGATGGGCTTTTGGAGACGGAAATACTTCAACGGACAAGAATCCTGTATACACATACAGTAAATCAGGAAATTACACTGTCAGTTTAACAATAAATAATTCGGGGAATATCAGTACCGAAACCAGATCCAGATATATTGCAGTTAGTAAGTAA